From one Bacteroidales bacterium genomic stretch:
- a CDS encoding porin family protein codes for MKRFTFVMILLLSAGFAFGQISLGPKVGFNTSKLTEDVEGIKSDLKNSFNFGVFLRVGNKIYLQPEVNWMTRGGVFKTSDQASPNPINQEIDLKTIEIPVLVGWRIINLGIANIRVMAGPSGSFIVNKKIKTKNGIEVLEKSDIKDMIWGLNLGAGVDVLMFTLDVRYQIGLNEVIERASEMNFNSRNNVFSISLGWKII; via the coding sequence ATGAAACGATTTACCTTTGTTATGATCCTGCTTTTGTCTGCTGGCTTTGCCTTTGGCCAAATTTCGTTAGGCCCGAAAGTTGGTTTCAACACCTCCAAACTCACAGAAGATGTTGAAGGAATCAAGTCCGACCTGAAAAACTCCTTCAACTTTGGGGTGTTTCTGCGTGTTGGCAACAAAATCTATCTGCAACCTGAAGTCAATTGGATGACACGTGGCGGCGTATTTAAAACGTCCGATCAAGCCTCTCCAAATCCGATTAATCAGGAGATCGATCTGAAAACCATCGAAATACCCGTGCTGGTAGGATGGCGAATTATCAATCTGGGAATAGCCAACATCCGCGTAATGGCCGGACCGTCCGGATCATTCATCGTGAATAAAAAAATCAAAACTAAAAATGGTATTGAAGTACTGGAGAAAAGCGATATCAAGGACATGATCTGGGGATTGAACTTAGGAGCAGGCGTGGACGTGCTGATGTTTACGCTCGACGTGCGTTATCAGATTGGGCTCAATGAAGTGATCGAAAGAGCAAGCGAGATGAACTTTAATTCCAGAAACAATGTATTCTCTATATCGCTGGGCTGGAAAATCATCTAA
- a CDS encoding porin family protein codes for MKTKVLLLTLVTLLITHTAFSQVKPFRFGLKVAPAISWVSPDSEGYKNKGAQAGFSWGFISDITITENYFFATGFNVNYLKGKISYPFQDLTVSSPDIGTMVSDMKLRYIDVPLTLKMKTNRFDKMQYYGQIGFSLAFNIKTKTEETFKLGNVTIEKNERDRTDDMQLLKASLVIGGGIEYYIDNSTSILVGVTYYNGISNIMKGYNTVDGSVKQKAAPHFIELNLGVIF; via the coding sequence ATGAAAACAAAAGTTCTACTACTCACGCTTGTTACGCTGTTGATAACGCACACTGCCTTCAGCCAGGTAAAACCTTTTCGATTTGGTTTGAAAGTAGCTCCTGCTATCAGCTGGGTGTCGCCCGACTCGGAGGGCTACAAAAACAAAGGAGCGCAGGCAGGTTTTTCCTGGGGGTTTATCAGCGACATCACCATCACCGAAAACTATTTTTTCGCAACAGGTTTTAATGTTAATTATCTAAAAGGGAAAATTTCTTATCCCTTTCAGGATTTGACGGTGAGTAGTCCCGACATCGGAACAATGGTGAGTGATATGAAATTGCGTTACATCGATGTTCCGCTTACGCTAAAAATGAAAACCAACCGTTTCGACAAAATGCAGTATTACGGCCAGATAGGATTTTCGCTGGCTTTTAATATCAAAACAAAAACAGAGGAAACCTTTAAGTTGGGCAATGTTACAATCGAAAAAAACGAACGCGACCGTACCGACGATATGCAACTGCTCAAGGCTTCGCTGGTGATTGGAGGAGGTATCGAATATTATATCGACAACTCCACCTCCATCCTCGTTGGTGTCACTTATTACAATGGAATTTCTAACATTATGAAAGGCTACAACACTGTGGATGGCAGTGTGAAACAAAAGGCTGCTCCTCATTTTATCGAGCTCAATCTGGGCGTTATTTTCTAA
- a CDS encoding NAD+ synthase, with protein sequence MRIALAQIDYHVGDFSGNVSRILQAIDRARQNKADLIVFAELAVSGYPPRDFLEFDDFITQCHKAIGQIAAGCVGITAIVGAPERNHAEQGKDLFNSAYVLADGKVKTIRNKTLLPDYDVFDEYRYFEPNTHFDIVHVAGKKVALTICEDLWNFGNNPLYTATPMDELMRHQPDLMINIAASPFNYTQHVARSDMLLANANRYKLPLFYVNHVGAQAELLFDGGSLAIDAHGNIAGELKYFEEDFQIFDTDNFSAHSQQRSIDKYPADNRKIGLINDALVMGIRNYFEKLGFSRAVLGMSGGLDSAVTLALAVQALGKDKVLSVLMPSPFSSQHSVDDSLEMLQNLGSPHETIPIDDVYKRFGETLSPFFKDLPFDLAEENLQARIRGTLLMAMSNKFGYIVLNTSNKSEAAVGYGTLYGDMNGGLSVLGDVYKTDVFALARYINRNGEVIPENIITKPPSAELRPDQKDSDSLPGYDILDDILYQYIELQLGLDELISAGFDEAIVRRVLKMVNSSEYKRHQTPPILRVSTKAFGMGRRMPIVSKYLL encoded by the coding sequence ATGCGCATCGCTCTTGCACAAATCGATTATCACGTCGGGGATTTTTCGGGTAACGTTTCACGCATCCTTCAGGCTATCGATCGGGCCAGGCAAAATAAAGCCGATCTGATTGTTTTTGCAGAGCTTGCTGTGTCGGGTTATCCGCCACGCGATTTTTTGGAGTTTGATGATTTTATTACACAATGTCATAAGGCTATCGGGCAAATAGCTGCCGGATGTGTCGGAATTACCGCCATCGTGGGAGCGCCAGAGCGCAACCATGCCGAGCAGGGAAAAGACCTATTTAATTCGGCGTACGTGCTTGCTGACGGCAAGGTTAAAACCATCAGAAATAAAACGCTGCTGCCCGACTACGACGTATTTGACGAATATCGTTATTTCGAACCCAACACGCACTTCGACATTGTGCATGTTGCCGGAAAGAAAGTGGCACTGACCATCTGTGAAGACCTGTGGAATTTTGGCAACAATCCGTTGTACACCGCTACACCGATGGATGAGTTAATGCGTCACCAGCCCGATTTGATGATCAATATTGCGGCTTCACCTTTTAATTACACGCAACATGTAGCGCGTTCCGATATGCTGCTGGCTAATGCGAATCGATACAAATTGCCGCTGTTTTACGTAAATCATGTGGGTGCGCAGGCGGAATTGCTTTTCGACGGCGGCTCTCTGGCGATTGACGCTCATGGCAATATTGCTGGTGAGCTAAAATATTTTGAAGAGGATTTTCAGATTTTTGATACCGACAACTTTTCTGCTCATTCGCAACAGCGGTCTATTGATAAATATCCTGCCGATAATCGCAAGATTGGTTTGATAAACGATGCGCTGGTGATGGGCATCCGCAACTACTTTGAAAAGCTTGGTTTCTCCCGGGCGGTGCTCGGCATGTCGGGCGGCCTCGACTCGGCCGTTACACTGGCGCTTGCAGTGCAGGCTCTTGGAAAAGATAAAGTTCTTTCGGTGCTGATGCCATCACCATTTTCGTCGCAGCATTCTGTGGACGATTCGCTGGAGATGCTGCAAAACCTGGGCAGCCCGCACGAGACTATACCTATTGATGATGTTTATAAAAGATTTGGTGAAACCCTTTCGCCGTTTTTCAAAGACCTGCCATTTGATCTTGCCGAAGAAAACCTGCAGGCACGTATCCGCGGCACCTTGCTCATGGCTATGTCGAATAAGTTTGGATACATCGTTCTCAACACCTCCAACAAAAGTGAGGCGGCTGTAGGTTATGGTACCCTTTACGGAGATATGAACGGTGGGCTTTCGGTGCTGGGCGACGTGTACAAAACAGATGTCTTTGCCCTGGCGCGTTACATCAACCGCAACGGTGAGGTCATCCCCGAAAACATCATCACCAAACCGCCATCTGCTGAGCTGCGCCCCGATCAGAAAGACAGCGACTCGCTCCCCGGCTACGACATTCTTGATGATATTCTCTACCAGTACATCGAGCTGCAACTGGGGCTAGATGAACTGATTTCTGCCGGTTTTGATGAAGCCATAGTGCGACGTGTGCTGAAGATGGTAAATTCCAGCGAATACAAACGTCATCAGACGCCACCCATCCTGCGCGTGTCAACCAAAGCTTTTGGTATGGGACGCCGCATGCCCATCGTTTCCAAATATCTGTTGTAA
- a CDS encoding OmpA family protein, protein MKKYLFLFAIALIMSLSVQAQSVYHPWIIGVSTNYTDFNVVKYPIDQQIQDANWMGKHLPTMLRFGRMLNNSFTLTAVASSVTLEVDKLNRIPLEKNIYSDYFWKAGAQIEYHFANGYLINEKSWFAPYVFTGVSGSSLNDVAYLSIPMGIGFNFWVSEYVGFNFQGSYDYMFDFDDYMHYSAGIIVRFGKAIDKDKDGIPDLYDACPEVPGVEAHDGCPDTDGDGIVDSLDKCPYQYGPASADGCPDADGDGIPDHLDRCPNEPGTLANQGCPDTDGDGVVDIDDHCPNEPGPAATHGCPDADGDGVPDKWDLCPNEPGPKSNAGCPIEYVMTKPSATIIIPIEKQEAITMNQKNIQFDLNSDKLRDSSKESLDNIIKIMNEYPKSRYTVYGYTDDTGPADFNFELSKKRAASVKDYFVKNGVAANRLDSAGFGEQNPLVPNSGEPNRKLNRRVEINSINE, encoded by the coding sequence ATGAAAAAGTATTTATTCCTTTTCGCAATCGCATTGATTATGAGCCTCTCTGTGCAGGCTCAGAGTGTTTATCACCCTTGGATCATAGGTGTGAGCACTAACTACACCGACTTTAATGTCGTTAAATATCCTATTGACCAACAGATTCAGGATGCCAACTGGATGGGTAAACATTTGCCTACCATGTTGCGTTTTGGCCGCATGTTGAACAATTCTTTTACACTTACCGCAGTGGCCTCTAGCGTAACACTTGAGGTTGATAAACTAAATCGTATACCGTTAGAGAAAAACATCTACAGTGATTATTTCTGGAAAGCAGGCGCACAGATTGAGTATCATTTTGCCAACGGCTACCTTATCAACGAGAAAAGCTGGTTTGCTCCTTATGTGTTTACCGGAGTAAGCGGTTCCTCACTCAACGATGTAGCTTATCTGAGCATCCCGATGGGTATTGGTTTCAACTTTTGGGTATCGGAGTATGTGGGCTTCAATTTCCAGGGTTCGTATGATTACATGTTCGACTTCGACGACTACATGCATTATTCAGCCGGTATCATCGTGCGCTTTGGTAAGGCAATCGACAAAGATAAAGACGGTATTCCTGACCTTTATGATGCTTGTCCGGAAGTTCCGGGAGTAGAAGCACACGACGGCTGTCCTGATACAGACGGAGACGGCATCGTAGATAGCCTTGATAAATGTCCGTATCAATATGGCCCCGCTTCGGCTGACGGATGTCCTGATGCTGATGGTGACGGAATTCCAGATCATCTGGACAGATGTCCCAACGAGCCAGGTACTCTTGCTAACCAGGGCTGTCCTGACACCGACGGTGATGGCGTTGTCGACATCGACGACCACTGCCCCAACGAACCAGGCCCAGCTGCTACACATGGCTGTCCTGATGCTGATGGTGACGGCGTTCCGGATAAGTGGGATCTCTGCCCCAACGAGCCAGGTCCAAAGAGCAATGCAGGTTGCCCGATAGAATATGTTATGACGAAACCATCTGCCACGATAATTATTCCTATCGAAAAGCAGGAAGCTATCACAATGAACCAAAAAAACATTCAGTTTGACCTTAACAGTGATAAACTGCGTGATAGTTCCAAAGAAAGCCTGGATAACATCATCAAAATTATGAATGAATATCCAAAATCGCGTTACACCGTTTATGGTTATACTGATGATACAGGTCCTGCTGACTTCAACTTCGAACTGTCGAAGAAGCGAGCAGCTTCCGTTAAAGATTATTTTGTGAAAAACGGAGTCGCTGCCAATCGTCTTGACTCTGCAGGCTTTGGAGAACAAAACCCATTAGTACCCAACTCCGGCGAACCAAATCGTAAGTTGAACCGCAGGGTAGAAATTAATTCTATCAATGAATAA
- a CDS encoding NifU family protein, producing the protein MENNREEIKRKVINVIDQIRPYLQQDGGDIEFIELTDDNIVNVKLLGACGTCPYSTMTLKNGVEASMKKAIPEIKSVEAVNLEM; encoded by the coding sequence ATGGAAAACAATAGAGAAGAGATCAAACGTAAAGTTATAAATGTTATCGATCAGATACGCCCTTACCTGCAACAGGATGGCGGCGACATTGAATTTATTGAGCTTACCGACGATAACATAGTGAATGTGAAATTACTTGGCGCATGCGGCACATGTCCCTACAGCACCATGACACTAAAAAACGGCGTGGAAGCGTCCATGAAAAAAGCTATCCCTGAAATAAAATCAGTAGAAGCTGTAAATTTAGAAATGTAA
- a CDS encoding Mrp/NBP35 family ATP-binding protein, which produces MSYTNDQVLEALKEVIYFPKGDNIVSLNMVDHLEVKGNKISFTVQFPKPNDKAAAIVEQSCVDAIEKHLGADAQVRGNIFLKAGPRDALSRIKHIIAIASGKGGVGKSTVAANLAVALAKTGARTGILDADIYGPSIPMMFDLEHAKPMAEHRDDHDVIIPVEQYGIKVLSIGFFVQPDQALLWRGPMASNALNQLLRDADWGELDYLVLDLPPGTGDIHLTIVQDVKVSGVAIVSTPQNVALADARKAFSMFNNDKTKVPILGLIENMSYFTPAELPDNKYYIFGKGGGKQLANEAGVPFLGEIPLVQSICESGDRGKPVALENNDNPVTKAFDELARNIIATLNKPKGSPFA; this is translated from the coding sequence ATGTCGTATACTAATGATCAAGTGCTGGAAGCCTTGAAAGAGGTGATTTATTTCCCGAAAGGCGATAACATTGTTTCGCTCAATATGGTGGATCATCTGGAGGTGAAAGGCAACAAAATAAGTTTCACGGTACAATTTCCCAAACCCAACGATAAGGCAGCAGCTATTGTAGAACAATCGTGTGTGGATGCCATCGAAAAGCATCTGGGCGCTGATGCGCAAGTGCGCGGCAACATCTTTCTGAAAGCCGGACCACGTGATGCCCTTTCACGGATAAAACACATCATCGCCATAGCTTCGGGCAAAGGCGGTGTAGGCAAATCGACTGTGGCAGCCAACCTGGCGGTGGCGCTGGCCAAAACCGGCGCGCGCACCGGAATCCTCGATGCCGACATTTATGGACCTTCCATCCCGATGATGTTTGATCTGGAGCATGCTAAGCCCATGGCCGAACATCGCGACGATCACGACGTGATTATCCCGGTGGAACAATATGGTATCAAAGTGCTCTCAATAGGCTTTTTTGTTCAGCCCGATCAGGCGCTGCTCTGGCGTGGCCCCATGGCCTCCAATGCTTTGAACCAACTACTGCGCGATGCCGACTGGGGCGAGCTCGATTACCTGGTGCTCGACCTGCCTCCCGGAACCGGCGACATCCACCTCACCATTGTGCAGGATGTAAAGGTGTCGGGTGTAGCCATTGTAAGTACACCACAAAATGTGGCGCTTGCCGATGCGCGCAAGGCATTCAGCATGTTCAACAACGACAAAACCAAAGTACCTATCCTGGGACTCATCGAAAACATGTCGTACTTTACTCCTGCCGAACTGCCCGACAACAAATATTACATCTTCGGAAAAGGAGGTGGCAAGCAACTGGCCAACGAAGCCGGCGTGCCATTTCTGGGCGAGATACCACTTGTGCAGAGCATTTGCGAAAGTGGCGACAGAGGCAAACCTGTGGCGCTGGAAAATAACGACAACCCTGTAACCAAAGCTTTTGATGAGCTGGCCAGGAACATCATCGCAACTCTTAACAAACCCAAAGGTTCACCTTTTGCCTAA
- a CDS encoding peroxiredoxin — translation MTEQIEVQEVKKIPLIGDQAPDFKSMTTTGMIQFSEFNKGSWVILFSHPADFTPVCTTEMSAFAEQEEEFAKYNTKLMGLSIDSIHSHIAWVHNVKKNLGITMRFPIIADLDMKVANLYGMVQPGEAETAAVRAVFFIDPKGKVRLIMYYPLNVGRNMDEIWRSLKALQTSDANGVAMPLNWQPGDKVIVPPPKTVSEMEEREKSNYEMVDFYLAKKSL, via the coding sequence ATGACAGAACAAATTGAAGTACAAGAAGTAAAAAAGATTCCACTTATTGGTGACCAGGCACCCGATTTTAAGTCGATGACCACCACGGGAATGATCCAGTTTTCGGAATTCAACAAAGGAAGCTGGGTAATTTTATTCTCACACCCTGCCGACTTTACACCGGTATGTACCACCGAGATGTCAGCTTTTGCCGAGCAAGAAGAAGAATTTGCAAAGTACAACACCAAGCTCATGGGCTTAAGCATCGACAGCATTCACTCGCACATCGCATGGGTTCACAACGTGAAGAAAAATCTGGGCATCACCATGCGATTCCCCATCATCGCTGACCTGGATATGAAAGTTGCCAATCTTTATGGCATGGTTCAGCCGGGCGAAGCTGAAACTGCTGCCGTGCGCGCGGTATTCTTTATCGACCCCAAAGGCAAAGTTCGCCTCATCATGTACTACCCGCTCAACGTGGGCCGCAACATGGACGAAATCTGGCGTTCGCTGAAAGCACTGCAAACCTCTGACGCCAATGGCGTGGCCATGCCCCTCAACTGGCAGCCAGGCGACAAAGTAATTGTACCTCCGCCAAAGACCGTTAGCGAAATGGAAGAACGCGAAAAGAGCAATTACGAAATGGTAGATTTCTATCTGGCCAAAAAAAGCCTTTAA
- a CDS encoding hydrogen peroxide-inducible genes activator, translating into MITLVQLQYLVAIDRHRNFARASEACFVTQPTLSMQVKKLEDELGVVIFDRTKKPVIATEIGRLIIDQAQLVINQTEQIHETIKSFNQNVSGKIRLGIIPTLAPYLLPRFAGNLRRHYPEVQLLVRELLTDEIAERLIADELDAGIFVTPYYNSKIREWPLFYEEMKLYTSPGHAIFTKPLITVRDAEAPGIWLLSDGHCFRDQVINLCDIPAGRDQQTPYEFEGGSLETLMRIIDKEGGFTLMPDLAVLDLPEEKQQQIKTFDDYTPLREVSLVFSRNFAKHRLLQLLFDEIRANVPAYMIDAERGKVVEWKEK; encoded by the coding sequence ATGATAACCCTCGTACAATTACAATATCTGGTCGCCATCGACCGCCATCGCAACTTCGCCAGAGCATCGGAAGCATGTTTTGTAACGCAGCCTACGCTGAGCATGCAGGTAAAAAAGCTGGAGGATGAACTGGGTGTCGTGATTTTTGATCGCACCAAAAAACCTGTAATTGCTACCGAAATAGGACGACTCATCATCGACCAGGCACAATTGGTGATAAATCAAACGGAGCAAATCCATGAAACGATCAAATCTTTTAACCAAAATGTAAGCGGTAAGATCCGTCTGGGAATTATCCCTACGCTGGCGCCTTATCTGTTACCACGTTTTGCGGGCAACCTGCGGCGGCATTATCCGGAAGTGCAGCTTCTTGTCCGCGAATTGCTCACTGATGAAATCGCCGAGCGGCTTATCGCTGATGAGCTGGATGCAGGCATTTTTGTTACACCTTATTACAACAGCAAAATCCGTGAGTGGCCTTTGTTTTACGAAGAGATGAAACTCTACACCAGTCCCGGTCATGCAATTTTCACCAAGCCATTGATAACCGTGCGCGATGCCGAAGCCCCCGGCATCTGGTTGCTGAGCGATGGTCACTGCTTCCGCGATCAGGTGATCAACCTGTGCGATATCCCGGCAGGCCGCGATCAGCAGACACCTTACGAATTTGAAGGCGGATCACTGGAAACCCTGATGCGTATCATCGATAAGGAGGGTGGCTTTACGCTAATGCCCGATCTGGCGGTGCTTGATTTGCCTGAGGAAAAACAGCAACAAATAAAAACTTTTGATGACTACACCCCGCTGCGTGAAGTGAGCCTGGTGTTTTCGCGCAACTTCGCCAAGCATCGTTTGTTGCAGCTACTCTTCGATGAGATTCGTGCCAACGTGCCCGCTTACATGATCGATGCGGAGCGCGGAAAAGTGGTGGAGTGGAAGGAGAAGTAG
- the tatC gene encoding twin-arginine translocase subunit TatC, translated as MARKMPHGKEQDAEQSEMTFWEHLEALRWHLVRSIVAVVALAVVAFLNKDIIFNYIILAPKSSNFVTYRLLCELGRWVSTHLTFIDPDALCIKNFSLTLINIKMAGQFLIHLYISVFVGIILAVPYILWEVWRFIKPALYKHEQQHATGAVFWSSLLFLLGVLFSYFLIVPLAVTFLGTYNVSETVENQIALNSYISTVVSLTFAVGLVFELPIFVFFLTKVGVVTPTFMRRSRKAMIVVVLIISAIITPPDVFSQILVAIPLLGLYEISIIISARVYRRRQAELVGEE; from the coding sequence ATGGCCAGAAAAATGCCACACGGCAAAGAGCAGGACGCAGAGCAATCGGAGATGACCTTTTGGGAGCATCTGGAAGCGCTGCGCTGGCATCTGGTACGCTCCATTGTGGCAGTAGTGGCTTTGGCCGTGGTGGCTTTTCTCAACAAGGACATTATTTTCAACTACATCATTCTGGCTCCCAAATCCTCCAACTTTGTCACCTACCGGCTGCTTTGCGAGCTGGGACGATGGGTTTCTACACATCTTACATTTATTGATCCGGATGCGCTCTGCATCAAAAACTTCAGCCTCACGCTCATCAACATCAAGATGGCGGGGCAGTTTTTGATACATCTTTACATCTCCGTTTTTGTCGGCATCATCCTGGCGGTGCCTTACATTCTGTGGGAGGTATGGCGATTTATCAAGCCTGCTCTTTACAAACATGAACAGCAACACGCTACTGGCGCAGTGTTTTGGAGTTCACTTTTATTTCTGCTGGGCGTCCTTTTCAGCTATTTTCTCATCGTACCTTTGGCCGTCACATTTCTGGGCACCTACAACGTAAGCGAGACTGTCGAGAATCAAATTGCGCTCAACTCCTACATCAGTACAGTGGTGTCGCTCACTTTTGCGGTAGGTCTGGTTTTCGAACTGCCCATCTTTGTGTTTTTTCTTACCAAAGTTGGGGTGGTAACACCTACATTTATGCGACGCAGCCGCAAAGCGATGATTGTGGTTGTGCTAATCATCTCCGCCATCATCACTCCTCCCGACGTCTTCAGCCAAATATTGGTGGCCATTCCCTTGCTGGGGCTTTACGAAATTAGCATCATCATCTCGGCGCGCGTTTACCGAAGAAGACAGGCTGAGCTTGTGGGAGAAGAATAG
- a CDS encoding T9SS type A sorting domain-containing protein, whose amino-acid sequence MKKTYNSLRVGFISVIIFSMSLSVGALAPQWIPVSQDGSPAKRQNFPVVTYNPDSMHETIELPNSVVRQLTIGNTGDAPMAYKLEIEYLYNGVQKQATTPFAQKPVDSYDERIAKVENSSAATPENRLEHDAGVIYIMQPTTGRNLGWAEPVIIEVANFGEATIKHGLPYEVSWPGFTYNDTCMDWIAPGQVVLITLPLTANLSTVNGYYLFEACVSLPWDQNPYNDCSTKEVVNIPPRFFTDNLYTTGCAGGDGLIYWSLANVHINDIPCTGNPSFYHGYLDSLHLMPPGEYELTVKADYNTTYFDVWIDYNNDMDYTADECVLDDALCAVAHEPYTFTITIPDSIPAGKHYMRYRTNWNHPVYNSRNPYTYGNCCDFTMVSRNVIDGWLSLDKTEGTIQPGENTVVEVTFQTENLTTGDYVAQIRLNNSDPYNASVEIPVSMTVTGPAHHFGQVWQAATNPMTIFVLEAEINDLPMEAGDEVGFFDVDPQSGDTICVAAGKLTESLAGEAYLELVASMNTATGQANGFTPGHTLLPKLWNESTGEVATVEMVFPFPGHDEQYAANGHTYVRLYGEESGVGIYKITNNDSGLQVAPNPASGNLSVSFNLHEQSSILISLTDSRGHEMALLQKDHLNSGVQQFNLDVSRFAPGLYLLTLKSTDNGRLIGSEKVILR is encoded by the coding sequence ATGAAAAAAACTTATAACTCTCTCCGTGTCGGGTTCATTTCTGTGATAATTTTCAGCATGAGCCTCTCTGTTGGTGCGCTGGCGCCACAATGGATTCCTGTTTCGCAGGATGGTTCTCCGGCCAAACGGCAGAATTTTCCGGTGGTGACTTACAATCCCGATTCGATGCACGAAACCATCGAACTTCCAAACTCTGTCGTCCGGCAGCTTACTATTGGCAATACGGGCGATGCACCTATGGCTTACAAGCTCGAAATTGAATATCTCTACAACGGCGTGCAAAAGCAAGCCACCACGCCATTTGCGCAAAAGCCTGTCGATTCGTATGACGAAAGGATTGCCAAAGTGGAAAACTCATCTGCAGCTACTCCCGAAAACAGACTGGAGCATGATGCGGGAGTTATCTATATCATGCAACCCACCACCGGACGCAATCTGGGATGGGCAGAGCCTGTAATTATTGAAGTTGCCAATTTCGGGGAAGCCACTATCAAACATGGCCTTCCATACGAAGTTTCGTGGCCCGGGTTTACATACAACGATACCTGCATGGATTGGATTGCACCCGGACAAGTTGTGCTTATAACGCTACCGCTTACTGCCAACCTCTCGACAGTCAATGGATATTATCTTTTTGAAGCTTGCGTCAGTCTGCCGTGGGATCAGAACCCCTATAATGACTGCAGTACAAAGGAAGTTGTTAATATCCCGCCACGATTCTTTACGGATAATTTATACACTACGGGCTGTGCAGGCGGCGATGGTCTGATTTACTGGTCGCTGGCCAATGTTCACATCAACGACATACCTTGTACGGGAAATCCTTCCTTTTATCATGGCTATTTGGATAGTCTGCATCTGATGCCGCCGGGCGAATATGAACTAACTGTAAAAGCCGATTACAACACTACTTATTTTGATGTTTGGATCGACTATAATAATGATATGGATTACACAGCCGATGAATGTGTGCTGGATGATGCCCTTTGCGCCGTCGCCCATGAACCTTACACTTTTACGATCACAATTCCTGATTCGATACCTGCCGGCAAACACTACATGCGCTACCGCACCAATTGGAACCATCCCGTTTACAATTCCAGGAATCCCTACACCTATGGCAATTGCTGCGATTTCACAATGGTTAGTCGTAATGTTATCGACGGTTGGCTGAGCCTGGACAAAACGGAAGGAACCATCCAGCCCGGCGAAAACACGGTGGTGGAGGTAACCTTTCAAACAGAAAACCTTACCACGGGTGATTACGTGGCACAGATACGGCTCAACAATTCAGACCCGTACAATGCCTCCGTCGAAATTCCCGTAAGCATGACGGTAACGGGACCAGCTCATCATTTTGGGCAGGTGTGGCAAGCGGCCACCAATCCGATGACTATTTTTGTGCTGGAAGCCGAAATAAACGATTTGCCGATGGAGGCTGGCGACGAGGTTGGTTTTTTTGATGTTGATCCACAAAGCGGTGATACCATTTGTGTGGCTGCCGGCAAACTGACAGAATCTCTTGCGGGAGAAGCCTATCTGGAATTGGTAGCTTCGATGAATACCGCCACGGGACAGGCGAATGGTTTTACGCCCGGCCACACGCTGCTACCAAAGCTCTGGAACGAAAGCACCGGCGAAGTTGCCACCGTAGAAATGGTATTTCCCTTCCCGGGTCACGACGAGCAATATGCTGCCAACGGACACACTTACGTGAGGCTTTATGGCGAGGAATCTGGTGTAGGAATTTACAAAATCACCAACAACGACAGCGGGTTGCAGGTAGCCCCCAATCCCGCCTCTGGAAACTTATCCGTCAGCTTCAACCTGCACGAGCAAAGTTCCATTTTGATTTCGCTCACCGACAGCCGTGGCCATGAAATGGCACTTTTGCAAAAGGATCATCTCAATTCCGGTGTGCAACAATTCAACCTGGATGTTTCCCGCTTTGCCCCGGGGCTTTATCTATTGACGCTCAAATCCACGGATAACGGACGATTGATAGGAAGCGAGAAAGTGATTTTGAGGTAA